In Mucilaginibacter celer, one DNA window encodes the following:
- a CDS encoding glycoside hydrolase family 127 protein → MINKNKAAWLLSLAAMAAATNVFAQQKDYPIQPVAFTSVHVNDNFWEPKMEVNANVTIPYVLEQCKKNGRMDNFLRAAKKLDGDKLSEFPFDDTDVYKAIEGASYSMQNKKNPKLDKYIDTLISIIGAAQEPDGYLYTFRTVNAKKPHEWIGSKRWEKEEDLSHELYNAGHLYEAAVAHYQATGKRTLLNIAIKNADLLVNTFGPGKIEEYPGHQIVEIGLSKMYRVTGNKKYLDLAKFFLDVRGPKGDAYNQADKKVIDQHVAEGHAVRAAYMYTGMADIAALTGNAKYLAAIDDIWTDVVTKKLYITGGIGATGNGEAFGDDYQLPNMSAYAETCAAIGNVYWNNRMFLLHGDSKYIDVLERTLYNGLLSGVSLSGDRFFYPNPLASMFQHQRSAWISCACCISNMTRFLPSLPGYVYAKNQNDLYVNLYMSNSSDISLTSGKVNIVQTTDYPWKGTINIAVNPAKSSAFTLRLRIPGWAKDQPVPGDLYTYLDKNQKPATILVNGKVTTYITDKGYAVIKRTWKKGDKVTLDLPMETEKVLANNNIKDDRGRFAFQRGPVVYCLEGPDNRDSLVQNIMVDKNAMAAANYQANLLNGVDVISAEGKSTKRQLNSDALIETDQQVKAIPYYAWANRGPSEMTVWIPYEASAARPKPAPTIASTSKVTSSVKNKRMYNAIKDQYEPADSKDTNYPYLHWWPAHNTSEFVQYDFDAAHTVSESKVYWYDDGPWGGCRIPASYKILYLKDGQWVPVKNTTPYAVSKDAFNTVSFEPVTTTALKLEVQLPVDNSTGIHEWVVK, encoded by the coding sequence ATGATCAATAAAAATAAGGCAGCCTGGTTACTTTCGTTAGCGGCTATGGCTGCTGCTACCAATGTATTCGCGCAGCAAAAAGACTATCCTATACAACCGGTGGCTTTTACCAGTGTGCATGTAAACGATAATTTCTGGGAGCCTAAAATGGAGGTGAACGCCAACGTTACCATTCCTTACGTGTTGGAACAATGCAAAAAGAACGGCCGGATGGACAACTTTTTGCGGGCAGCCAAAAAGCTGGATGGCGATAAGTTAAGCGAGTTTCCGTTTGATGACACCGATGTTTACAAGGCCATTGAGGGTGCATCATATTCGATGCAAAACAAAAAGAACCCGAAGCTGGATAAATACATCGATACGCTGATCAGCATCATCGGTGCCGCGCAGGAGCCTGATGGCTACCTGTATACCTTCCGCACGGTGAACGCTAAAAAGCCGCACGAGTGGATTGGCAGCAAACGCTGGGAAAAGGAGGAAGACCTGAGCCACGAGCTTTACAATGCAGGCCATTTGTATGAAGCTGCCGTAGCCCATTACCAGGCTACCGGCAAACGTACCCTGCTTAACATCGCCATAAAAAATGCCGATTTGCTGGTGAATACTTTTGGGCCGGGTAAAATTGAAGAGTATCCCGGTCACCAGATAGTAGAGATCGGTTTATCAAAAATGTACCGGGTTACGGGCAATAAAAAATATCTTGATCTGGCTAAATTTTTCCTGGATGTGCGCGGCCCTAAAGGCGATGCTTACAACCAGGCCGATAAAAAAGTGATTGATCAGCACGTGGCCGAAGGGCATGCGGTACGTGCGGCATACATGTACACTGGTATGGCCGATATTGCCGCCTTAACCGGCAACGCCAAATATTTGGCAGCTATTGATGACATCTGGACGGATGTGGTAACCAAAAAGCTTTACATCACCGGCGGCATTGGCGCAACGGGCAATGGCGAGGCTTTTGGCGATGATTACCAATTGCCCAACATGTCGGCCTATGCCGAAACCTGTGCGGCTATAGGCAACGTGTACTGGAATAACCGGATGTTTTTGTTGCACGGCGATTCGAAGTATATTGATGTATTGGAACGTACCCTTTATAACGGTCTGCTTTCGGGCGTATCATTAAGCGGCGACAGGTTTTTTTACCCTAACCCGCTGGCATCCATGTTTCAGCACCAGCGTAGCGCCTGGATCAGCTGTGCCTGCTGTATTAGCAACATGACCCGCTTTTTACCATCGCTACCGGGCTATGTTTATGCCAAAAACCAAAACGACTTGTATGTTAACCTGTACATGAGTAACAGCAGCGATATCAGCTTAACTTCGGGCAAGGTAAACATTGTGCAAACTACAGATTACCCATGGAAAGGAACTATCAATATTGCTGTTAACCCCGCCAAATCATCAGCATTTACGCTGAGGTTACGCATCCCGGGATGGGCTAAAGACCAACCTGTACCCGGCGATCTGTACACCTATCTGGATAAAAACCAAAAACCGGCAACCATATTGGTTAATGGCAAAGTAACAACCTACATCACCGATAAAGGTTACGCCGTAATTAAACGCACCTGGAAAAAAGGCGACAAGGTTACTTTAGACCTGCCTATGGAAACCGAAAAGGTTTTGGCCAACAACAATATCAAAGACGACCGTGGCCGCTTCGCTTTTCAACGCGGCCCCGTAGTGTACTGCCTTGAAGGCCCCGATAACCGCGATAGCCTGGTGCAAAACATTATGGTTGATAAAAACGCCATGGCCGCCGCCAACTACCAGGCCAACCTGCTTAACGGTGTTGATGTAATCAGCGCCGAGGGTAAAAGCACCAAACGCCAGCTAAACAGCGATGCGCTGATTGAAACCGATCAGCAGGTAAAAGCCATTCCTTACTATGCCTGGGCTAACCGCGGCCCAAGCGAGATGACGGTTTGGATTCCTTACGAAGCTTCGGCGGCAAGACCTAAACCGGCACCAACCATTGCCAGTACCAGTAAGGTAACTTCGTCGGTTAAAAACAAAAGGATGTACAATGCCATCAAAGATCAGTACGAACCGGCAGATTCGAAAGATACCAACTACCCGTACCTGCACTGGTGGCCTGCCCACAACACCAGCGAGTTTGTACAGTACGATTTTGATGCCGCGCATACCGTAAGCGAATCAAAAGTATACTGGTATGATGACGGGCCATGGGGCGGTTGCCGCATCCCCGCATCGTATAAAATTCTTTATTTAAAAGATGGACAGTGGGTTCCGGTTAAAAACACCACGCCATATGCGGTAAGTAAAGATGCTTTTAATACAGTTAGCTTTGAGCCCGTTACTACCACTGCTCTGAAATTGGAAGTACAGTTGCCGGTTGATAATTCGACGGGGATACATGAGTGGGTGGTTAAGTAA
- a CDS encoding DNA topoisomerase 3, producing MKVIIAEKPSVAREIARVFGANTKKNGYIEGKGFTFTWAFGHLLQLAAPQEYGYYGWNIQNLPMLPPKFKLSIRKVKTKDGVVDDPSVKKQLDVIKSLFDEATEIIVATDAGREGELIFRYIYYYLKCKKPFKRLWISSQTDEAIKEGFRNLKPGSDYDTLFNSAHCRSQSDWLVGMNATQALSLSSGNRAVLSLGRVQTPTLAMICSRFIENRNFVPQTYYQVSIHPDKDGQVFKAISTENYATKEEAEAVFNQVQDVEGGFPQGGHVLQVEAKPRKEPPPLLHDLSSLQQEANKRKGFTADQTLSILQNLYESKLVTYPRTGSRYIGDDVFAGVPALIEKQELHPLFGKQAQALAGAKLSKRSVNAKKVTDHHAILPTGETPNHLSPDHQAVFDMVAGRMLEAFHQDCIKEITKITMQSGAKFIASGTVIHTAGWRAVFNDKEDDKKDEENATLPKVTQGENLPVTAKAILEKQTKPKPLYNEASLLKALETAGKEIDDEELRYAMKDSGLGTPATRAAIIETLLKRNYIIREKKNLVPTQTGLGVYEVVKNQQIAQAELTGNWEKRLEEIRSGASVTEFQEEIKTYTRAITSELLNLGKALNIPVAEATSKTNA from the coding sequence ATGAAAGTGATCATCGCCGAGAAACCCTCTGTAGCCCGCGAAATAGCCAGGGTGTTTGGCGCGAACACTAAAAAGAACGGTTATATTGAAGGTAAAGGTTTCACATTCACCTGGGCTTTTGGTCATTTGCTGCAATTAGCTGCCCCTCAGGAATATGGCTACTACGGCTGGAACATCCAAAACCTGCCCATGTTACCGCCTAAATTCAAACTCTCCATCCGCAAGGTTAAAACCAAAGATGGTGTGGTGGATGATCCATCGGTAAAAAAACAATTGGATGTGATCAAATCCCTGTTTGACGAAGCCACAGAGATCATTGTTGCAACGGATGCCGGGCGCGAGGGAGAACTGATCTTTCGTTATATTTACTATTATCTGAAATGCAAAAAGCCATTCAAAAGGCTCTGGATCTCATCACAAACTGATGAGGCAATAAAAGAAGGTTTCCGTAACCTTAAACCAGGCAGTGATTATGATACGCTGTTTAATTCCGCCCATTGCCGCTCGCAATCTGATTGGCTGGTAGGCATGAACGCCACACAGGCGCTAAGTCTTTCATCTGGCAACAGGGCGGTGCTGTCATTAGGGCGGGTGCAAACCCCTACCCTGGCCATGATCTGCTCACGGTTTATTGAGAACCGGAATTTTGTGCCACAAACCTACTACCAGGTAAGCATCCACCCCGATAAAGACGGGCAGGTATTCAAAGCGATCTCAACCGAAAACTACGCTACCAAAGAAGAAGCGGAGGCTGTATTTAACCAGGTACAGGACGTAGAAGGCGGTTTCCCGCAGGGCGGTCATGTTTTACAGGTTGAAGCTAAACCCCGTAAAGAACCGCCGCCACTACTGCACGACTTAAGCAGTTTGCAGCAGGAAGCCAACAAACGCAAAGGTTTCACCGCCGATCAAACGCTATCCATACTCCAAAACCTGTACGAAAGTAAACTGGTTACCTACCCCCGTACAGGCAGCCGCTACATAGGCGATGATGTTTTTGCGGGAGTACCGGCCCTGATAGAAAAACAGGAGTTACACCCTTTATTCGGCAAACAGGCGCAGGCGCTTGCCGGTGCCAAACTGAGCAAACGAAGCGTAAACGCTAAAAAAGTAACCGACCACCACGCTATTTTACCTACCGGCGAAACGCCAAATCATTTATCGCCAGATCATCAGGCTGTGTTTGATATGGTGGCGGGGCGAATGCTTGAAGCATTTCACCAGGATTGTATTAAGGAGATAACCAAAATCACCATGCAATCGGGCGCTAAGTTTATAGCAAGCGGTACCGTGATTCACACCGCCGGATGGCGTGCAGTTTTTAACGACAAGGAAGACGATAAAAAAGACGAGGAAAACGCCACTTTACCAAAAGTAACGCAAGGCGAAAACCTGCCCGTCACCGCCAAAGCCATCCTCGAAAAACAAACCAAACCCAAGCCGCTTTACAACGAGGCCAGCTTGTTGAAAGCCCTCGAAACAGCAGGCAAGGAGATTGACGATGAGGAACTACGCTACGCCATGAAAGATAGCGGCTTAGGTACACCGGCCACACGCGCAGCCATTATCGAAACCCTGCTTAAACGCAACTATATCATCCGCGAAAAGAAAAACCTTGTACCTACCCAAACAGGGCTTGGTGTTTACGAGGTAGTTAAAAACCAACAAATAGCCCAGGCCGAACTCACCGGCAATTGGGAAAAACGGTTGGAAGAGATCCGTTCGGGCGCATCGGTTACTGAGTTTCAGGAAGAGATTAAGACCTATACCCGCGCTATAACTTCGGAGTTACTTAACCTGGGCAAGGCGCTTAATATTCCCGTGGCAGAAGCTACATCTAAAACTAACGCGTAA
- the glpK gene encoding glycerol kinase GlpK, producing MQEYILALDQGTTSSRAIIFDHAGKIMATAQKEFTQHFPKPGWVEHDPNEIWSGQIGVAVEAVAKAGLNGSHIKAIGITNQRETTVVWNRKTGEPIHNAIVWQDRRTAPFCDELKQNGHSNIIREKTGLVIDAYFSGSKIKWILDNVAGARALADAGDLAFGTVDSWLIWNFTRGEVHATDVTNASRTMLFNIQTQQWDDELLQLFDIPKSMLPEVKQSSEIYGTTSGHVFAHKIPIAGIAGDQHAALFGQMCIDKAMVKNTYGTGCFMLMNIGNEFIQSKNNLLTTVAWKINGQITYAFEGSIFIGGAVVQWLRDGLGIIKTSADVERLATSVKDTAGVYFVPAFAGLGAPYWDPDVRGAIVGLTRGATAAHISRAALASIAYQTMDVLKAMEADADMQIKELRVDGGATANNLLMQFQADVLNCKVIRPEITETTALGVAYMAGLAVGYWKDVAEIQQLWAAEAEFKPADDLEEVKTGIAGWKRAVGTAQCWSNGANPLTVI from the coding sequence ATGCAGGAATATATTTTAGCCCTTGACCAGGGAACTACCAGTTCGCGCGCCATAATTTTTGATCATGCCGGCAAAATCATGGCCACGGCACAAAAAGAATTTACCCAGCATTTTCCAAAACCAGGCTGGGTTGAGCACGACCCGAACGAGATCTGGTCAGGCCAGATAGGCGTAGCAGTTGAGGCTGTGGCTAAAGCCGGCCTTAACGGATCGCATATCAAAGCCATCGGTATTACCAACCAGCGCGAAACAACAGTAGTATGGAACCGTAAAACCGGCGAACCGATCCATAACGCCATTGTTTGGCAGGACAGGCGTACCGCCCCTTTTTGCGATGAGCTGAAACAAAACGGCCACAGCAACATCATCCGCGAAAAAACCGGGCTTGTAATTGATGCCTACTTTTCGGGCTCTAAAATTAAATGGATTTTAGATAATGTGGCAGGCGCGCGTGCATTAGCCGATGCAGGCGATCTGGCCTTTGGCACGGTTGATAGCTGGCTGATTTGGAATTTTACCCGTGGCGAAGTACATGCTACCGATGTAACCAACGCAAGCCGCACCATGCTTTTTAATATCCAAACGCAACAATGGGACGATGAGCTTTTGCAGCTATTTGACATCCCCAAAAGCATGCTGCCCGAAGTAAAACAATCCAGCGAGATTTATGGAACTACCTCAGGTCACGTTTTTGCTCATAAAATACCCATTGCAGGTATAGCCGGCGATCAGCATGCAGCATTGTTCGGGCAAATGTGTATTGATAAAGCCATGGTTAAAAACACTTATGGCACGGGGTGTTTTATGCTGATGAATATCGGCAACGAGTTTATCCAATCAAAAAACAACCTGCTTACTACCGTAGCCTGGAAAATAAACGGACAAATCACCTACGCTTTTGAAGGCAGCATTTTTATAGGCGGCGCCGTAGTGCAATGGCTGCGCGATGGATTGGGTATTATAAAAACCTCGGCCGATGTGGAGCGACTGGCAACGTCGGTTAAAGATACTGCGGGCGTATATTTTGTACCCGCATTTGCCGGTTTGGGTGCGCCTTACTGGGATCCGGATGTACGTGGGGCCATTGTTGGCCTAACCCGCGGCGCAACAGCAGCGCATATTTCAAGGGCGGCCCTTGCATCTATAGCCTATCAAACTATGGATGTATTGAAAGCCATGGAAGCCGATGCGGACATGCAGATTAAAGAACTGCGGGTTGATGGCGGCGCAACGGCCAACAACCTGTTAATGCAGTTTCAGGCCGATGTATTAAACTGCAAAGTGATCAGGCCCGAAATTACCGAAACAACAGCGCTTGGCGTGGCTTATATGGCCGGCTTAGCTGTGGGTTACTGGAAAGATGTGGCCGAGATTCAACAATTATGGGCTGCAGAGGCCGAATTTAAACCGGCTGATGACCTGGAAGAAGTAAAAACCGGCATAGCGGGCTGGAAACGCGCGGTGGGCACGGCCCAATGCTGGTCGAACGGGGCAAACCCGTTAACAGTTATTTAG
- a CDS encoding glycoside hydrolase family 127 protein has product MPIKNWLKLNACIIACLAAGSAVQAQSYMPMQNDSRMAIKPVVPVKAYAFDLKDVKLLDGPFKVAQEADVKYLLSIEPDRLLSAFRSHSGLKPKGKMYEGWESSGLAGHTLGHYLSAISMHYDATRDPEFLKRVNYIVAELNECQVARKTGYVGAIPKEDTLWAEVAKGDIRSRGFDLNGGWSPWYTVHKVMAGLLDAYLYADNKQALKICKSMADWTGETIKNLDDEKLQKMLLCEYGGMAEVLVNLYAISGDKKYLDLSYKFYDKKILDPLAQQQDILPGKHSNTQIPKIIASARRYELNGDKKDKTIADFFWETIVNNHSYATGGNSNYEYLSEPRKLNDRLTENTTETCNTYNMLKLTRHLFAVAPSASLIDYYEKGLYNHILASQNHSTGMMCYFVPLRMGGTKQYSTPFDDFTCCVGSGMENHVKYNETIYFKGADGSLYVNLFIPSVLNWASKGISLKQESNLPNTDRTTFTVTATKQVNMAIRIRKPKWSDNVSVSINGKKQTVNVDAEGYLVLSRKWRNNDKIELTTPESLYTEAMPDNANRRAVFYGPVLLAGVLGNTEPDPLKGVPVFVTSETDPNKWLQMVDQKQLSFHTAGISKPVEVNLIPFNQTKNEYYSVYWDVFTPDAWVVQQKAYDEQRKKQQELEARTTDMLRIGEMQPERDHNFTSENATTGEDHQKKWRSTENGGYLQYEMKVDGNAQNTLINTYWGMDNRGRTFDILIDGIKLSTEDLNKYKESRFYDISYNLPIELTKGKQKVTVKLLPKKDNSAGPVYGSRMVRN; this is encoded by the coding sequence ATGCCCATCAAAAATTGGTTAAAATTAAATGCTTGTATTATAGCCTGCCTTGCAGCAGGCAGCGCGGTACAGGCGCAATCATACATGCCGATGCAAAACGACAGCCGGATGGCGATAAAGCCCGTTGTTCCGGTTAAAGCTTATGCTTTTGATTTAAAAGATGTGAAACTTTTAGACGGCCCTTTTAAGGTAGCGCAGGAGGCCGATGTAAAGTATCTGCTTTCTATCGAGCCCGACAGGCTGCTTTCGGCATTCCGTTCGCATTCGGGTTTAAAACCTAAGGGTAAAATGTACGAGGGCTGGGAATCATCAGGTTTGGCGGGCCATACGCTTGGGCATTATCTGTCGGCTATCTCCATGCACTATGATGCCACCCGCGATCCTGAATTTTTAAAACGTGTTAATTATATAGTAGCCGAACTTAACGAGTGCCAGGTTGCGCGTAAAACCGGCTATGTTGGTGCCATACCTAAAGAGGATACTTTATGGGCCGAGGTTGCCAAAGGCGATATCCGTTCGCGGGGCTTTGATTTAAATGGGGGCTGGTCGCCCTGGTACACCGTGCATAAGGTGATGGCCGGTTTGCTGGATGCTTATTTATATGCTGATAACAAGCAAGCCCTTAAAATATGTAAAAGCATGGCCGACTGGACCGGAGAAACCATCAAAAACCTCGACGATGAGAAACTGCAAAAAATGCTCCTTTGCGAATACGGCGGCATGGCCGAAGTGCTTGTAAACCTGTACGCCATTAGCGGTGATAAAAAATACCTCGATCTATCGTATAAATTCTACGATAAAAAGATCCTCGATCCTTTAGCACAACAACAGGATATTTTACCTGGCAAGCACTCCAACACACAAATCCCTAAAATAATTGCCAGTGCCCGCCGGTATGAACTCAACGGCGATAAAAAAGACAAAACCATTGCCGATTTTTTCTGGGAAACCATTGTTAACAATCATTCATACGCTACAGGCGGCAATAGTAACTACGAGTACCTGAGCGAACCTCGGAAACTTAACGACAGGCTTACCGAAAACACCACCGAAACCTGTAACACCTATAATATGCTGAAGTTGACCCGGCATTTATTCGCCGTGGCCCCTTCTGCAAGCTTGATCGATTATTATGAGAAGGGTTTGTACAACCACATCCTCGCCTCGCAAAACCACAGCACCGGTATGATGTGCTATTTTGTACCGCTGCGAATGGGAGGCACCAAACAATACAGTACCCCGTTTGATGATTTTACCTGCTGCGTTGGTTCAGGCATGGAAAACCATGTTAAGTATAACGAGACCATTTACTTTAAAGGTGCCGATGGTAGCCTTTATGTTAACCTGTTCATCCCATCGGTATTGAACTGGGCATCAAAAGGGATCAGCCTGAAACAGGAAAGTAATTTGCCTAATACAGATCGCACTACATTTACTGTTACTGCAACTAAGCAGGTTAATATGGCTATCCGCATCCGTAAACCTAAATGGAGCGATAATGTATCGGTAAGCATCAACGGAAAAAAACAAACTGTGAATGTTGATGCCGAGGGCTATTTGGTATTGAGCCGCAAATGGCGCAACAACGATAAAATTGAATTAACCACCCCCGAGAGTTTATATACCGAAGCTATGCCCGATAATGCCAACAGGCGCGCGGTATTTTACGGTCCGGTGCTGTTAGCAGGTGTATTAGGCAATACAGAGCCCGATCCGCTTAAAGGTGTTCCGGTTTTTGTTACCAGCGAAACCGATCCGAATAAATGGCTGCAGATGGTTGATCAGAAACAGTTAAGTTTTCATACAGCAGGCATCTCTAAACCGGTTGAGGTTAACCTGATCCCTTTCAATCAAACCAAAAACGAATATTACTCGGTGTATTGGGATGTATTTACGCCTGATGCCTGGGTGGTACAGCAAAAAGCTTATGATGAGCAGCGTAAAAAGCAGCAGGAGCTGGAAGCCCGTACTACCGATATGTTGCGCATAGGCGAAATGCAACCCGAACGCGATCATAACTTCACCAGCGAAAATGCCACAACCGGCGAAGATCACCAGAAAAAATGGCGATCGACCGAGAACGGCGGCTACCTGCAATACGAAATGAAGGTTGACGGTAATGCTCAAAACACATTAATCAATACCTACTGGGGTATGGATAACCGTGGCCGTACGTTTGATATTTTGATTGACGGCATCAAACTATCAACCGAAGATTTGAACAAGTACAAGGAAAGCCGTTTTTACGATATCAGTTATAACCTGCCTATCGAGCTTACTAAAGGCAAGCAAAAAGTAACGGTAAAACTGCTGCCTAAGAAAGACAATAGCGCCGGACCGGTTTATGGTAGCCGGATGGTTAGGAATTAA
- a CDS encoding LacI family DNA-binding transcriptional regulator: MFESVTIKDIAKALGVSTSTVSRALNGSYEIGTETKKLVLEYAEKINYRPNPIALSLKEQKSHSIGVVVCEVANDYFSQAINGIESIAYNRGYHVIITQTHESFDRESANVKHLLSRHVDGLLVSLSAQTTDTSQYKYLLDKGFPIVFFDRAATDLNTHKVIANNFKGAFEATETLLKAGFTKIAHITNSNNLLISRERLDGFKATLEQYGVEFNAAYIKHCNHGGMIRDEVEFALKELLNMAEPPEAIFSGSDRLTISCVSILKAMGIKIPEQLALAGFTNSDVVQLFDPPLTVVRQPAFRIGQMATEMLIKTIESKWPVEEFSTEKVDAELIVRSSSQKI, from the coding sequence ATGTTCGAATCTGTTACCATTAAAGATATTGCAAAAGCTCTTGGTGTTTCAACATCAACCGTATCAAGGGCCCTGAACGGCAGCTATGAAATAGGCACCGAAACTAAAAAACTGGTATTGGAATATGCCGAAAAAATAAACTATCGCCCCAACCCCATCGCATTAAGTTTAAAGGAGCAAAAAAGCCATTCGATTGGTGTGGTGGTATGCGAGGTTGCCAACGATTATTTTTCGCAAGCCATTAACGGCATCGAATCGATCGCCTACAACCGGGGCTATCATGTTATTATTACCCAAACACATGAATCATTCGATAGGGAAAGTGCTAATGTAAAACACCTGCTTTCAAGACATGTGGATGGTTTACTGGTATCCCTTTCGGCTCAAACCACCGATACATCGCAATATAAATACCTGTTGGATAAAGGCTTTCCGATTGTATTTTTTGATCGCGCGGCAACCGATTTAAATACACACAAAGTAATAGCCAACAACTTTAAAGGCGCGTTTGAGGCTACAGAAACCCTGCTTAAAGCCGGCTTCACCAAAATTGCCCATATTACCAATTCAAACAACCTGCTTATCAGCAGAGAAAGGCTTGATGGCTTCAAAGCTACGCTTGAGCAGTATGGCGTTGAATTTAATGCCGCATACATCAAACATTGCAACCACGGCGGCATGATCCGCGACGAAGTTGAATTTGCACTTAAGGAGCTGTTAAATATGGCTGAGCCACCCGAAGCTATTTTTAGCGGCAGCGACAGGTTGACTATCAGTTGTGTTTCGATACTTAAAGCAATGGGAATAAAAATCCCTGAACAACTTGCTTTGGCGGGCTTCACCAATTCTGACGTGGTGCAGCTGTTTGATCCGCCTTTAACGGTTGTACGCCAGCCGGCCTTCCGGATAGGGCAAATGGCTACCGAGATGCTGATCAAAACCATCGAGAGTAAATGGCCGGTGGAAGAGTTTAGTACCGAGAAGGTGGATGCGGAATTGATTGTGAGATCATCATCGCAAAAAATATAA
- a CDS encoding glycerol-3-phosphate dehydrogenase/oxidase, translated as MNLFNRESNLAVLANPSKIWDLIIIGGGATGLGAAVDAASRGFSVVLLEQADFAKGTSSRATKLVHGGVRYLAQGDIGLVREALRERGLLLKNAPHLVKNESFIIPNYSWWGGIFYTIGLSIYDILAGKLSFGHTKHISKKQILKRLPGLQQKGLRGGVVYHDGQFDDSRLAINLAQTAVEQGAVMLNYFKVTGLFKDSGGKISGVTATDLESNQPYQLKAKAIVNATGVFVDEILKMDAPEKQAMVRPSQGVHLVLDHSFLPGEDALMIPKTEDGRVLFAVPWHGKLLVGTTDTLIDEHSLEPVALDQEIEFILRTAAQYLTKQPKREDVLSVFAGLRPLAAPQNGSSKTKEISRSHKLIVSGSGLITITGGKWTTYRKMAEDLVDKAIQTAGLQPVACKTASLPVHGSRENPDWNDPMYVYGSDTENILALYDENSDWKAAVHPNSLYTKAEVIWSVRYEMARTVEDILARRTRVLFLDARLAVAMAPEVARLMAIELKRDEIWQNQQLEAFNKTAKNYILTSH; from the coding sequence ATGAACCTATTTAATAGAGAAAGTAACCTGGCCGTTTTAGCCAATCCAAGCAAAATCTGGGACCTGATTATTATAGGCGGCGGGGCAACCGGGCTTGGTGCCGCCGTTGATGCGGCCTCAAGAGGCTTCTCTGTTGTATTGTTAGAACAGGCCGACTTTGCCAAAGGCACTTCCAGCCGGGCAACCAAACTGGTTCATGGCGGAGTACGCTATTTGGCCCAAGGTGATATCGGCCTGGTGCGCGAAGCTTTGCGTGAACGCGGGTTATTGCTTAAAAACGCACCTCACCTGGTAAAAAACGAAAGTTTTATTATCCCTAATTATAGTTGGTGGGGAGGGATATTTTACACTATCGGCCTAAGCATTTACGATATTCTGGCCGGCAAACTGAGCTTTGGGCATACCAAACACATCTCCAAAAAACAAATACTGAAGCGTTTGCCCGGCTTGCAGCAAAAAGGCCTGCGCGGAGGCGTTGTTTACCACGATGGGCAGTTTGATGATTCGCGGCTGGCTATCAATCTTGCTCAAACTGCTGTTGAACAGGGCGCTGTGATGCTTAACTATTTTAAAGTAACCGGCTTGTTTAAAGATAGCGGCGGCAAAATATCGGGCGTTACAGCTACCGATCTGGAAAGCAATCAACCTTACCAGCTTAAAGCCAAAGCTATTGTTAATGCCACAGGGGTATTTGTTGATGAGATTCTTAAAATGGATGCGCCAGAAAAACAGGCAATGGTGCGGCCAAGCCAGGGTGTGCACCTGGTACTGGATCATTCCTTTTTGCCGGGCGAGGACGCGCTGATGATTCCCAAAACCGAAGATGGACGCGTACTGTTTGCAGTACCCTGGCATGGTAAATTACTGGTAGGAACAACCGATACCCTGATTGATGAACACAGCCTTGAACCGGTAGCTCTGGATCAGGAAATCGAATTTATTTTACGTACCGCAGCACAGTATCTAACCAAACAACCAAAACGCGAAGATGTGCTTAGTGTGTTTGCCGGCTTAAGGCCGCTCGCTGCGCCGCAAAACGGATCATCAAAAACCAAAGAAATATCAAGAAGCCATAAGTTAATAGTATCCGGTTCGGGTTTAATCACCATAACCGGCGGTAAATGGACTACCTATCGCAAAATGGCCGAGGATCTTGTTGACAAGGCCATTCAAACCGCGGGATTACAACCCGTAGCCTGTAAAACCGCATCGTTACCGGTACATGGCAGCAGGGAAAACCCAGATTGGAATGATCCCATGTATGTTTACGGAAGCGATACTGAAAATATCCTGGCGTTGTATGATGAAAACTCTGATTGGAAAGCTGCGGTTCATCCGAATAGCCTGTATACCAAAGCCGAAGTGATCTGGTCGGTTAGGTACGAAATGGCGCGTACGGTGGAAGACATCCTTGCCCGTCGCACCCGCGTTTTGTTTTTAGATGCCCGCCTGGCGGTGGCTATGGCTCCTGAAGTTGCGCGCTTAATGGCTATTGAGCTTAAGCGTGACGAAATATGGCAAAACCAACAGCTTGAGGCTTTTAATAAAACTGCAAAAAATTATATCCTTACATCACATTGA